A genomic segment from Glycine soja cultivar W05 chromosome 18, ASM419377v2, whole genome shotgun sequence encodes:
- the LOC114395156 gene encoding peroxidase 4-like, with product MALSPIRSSSFSSSAIVALAVLLLLSGTSSANLSKNFYSKTCPNVFNTVKSVVKSAVVREPRIGASIVRLFFHDCFVQGCDGSILLDDTPTFQGEKTAAANNNSVRGFEVIDAIKSEVEKICPGVVSCADILDIASRDSVVLLGGPFWKVRLGRRDSRTANFTAANTGVIPPPTSNLTNLITRFRDQGLSARDMVALSGAHTFGKARCTSFRDRIYNQTNIDRTFALARQRRCPRTNGTGDNNLANLDFRTPNHFDNNYFKNLLIKRGLLNSDQVLFNGGSTDSLVRTYSQNNKAFDTDFVKAMIRMGDIKPLTGSQGEIRKNCRRVN from the exons ATGGCACTTTCTCCTattcgttcttcttctttctcttcatcaGCTATTGTTGCATTGGCTGTGTTACTGCTTCTTTCAGGGACCTCTTCAGCTAACCTCTCAAAGAACTTCTATTCCAAGACATGTCCCAACGTTTTCAACACTGTAAAATCTGTAGTTAAATCTGCTGTTGTCAGAGAACCTCGCATTGGGGCATCTATTGTTCGTCTCTTCTTCCATGACTGCTTTGTTCAA GGCTGTGATGGGTCAATACTACTTGATGACACTCCAACCTTCCAGGGGGAGAAAACTGCAGCTGCTAACAACAATTCAGTGAGAGGCTTTGAAGTAATTGATGCTATCAAGTCTGAGGTCGAGAAAATATGCCCTGGTGTGGTCTCATGTGCTGATATCTTGGACATTGCTTCTCGTGACTCTGTTGTTCTT CTTGGAGGGCCATTTTGGAAAGTTAGACTTGGAAGAAGGGATTCCAGAACTGCCAACTTTACTGCTGCTAACACTGGTGTTATTCCACCTCCCACATCTAACCTCACCAACCTTATCACAAGGTTTCGAGATCAAGGACTCTCTGCTAGGGACATGGTTGCTTTATCtg GAGCTCACACATTTGGCAAAGCAAGGTGTACTAGTTTCAGAGATCGCATATACAATCAAACCAACATTGATAGAACATTTGCATTGGCCAGGCAGAGGAGGTGTCCTAGGACTAATGGCACAGGTGACAACAATCTAGCAAATCTAGACTTCAGAACTCCAAATCATTTTGACAACAACTACTTCAAAAACCTTCTCATCAAAAGGGGACTCCTGAATTCTGATCAAGTGCTTTTCAATGGTGGATCCACTGATTCACTGGTAAGAACTTACAGCCAGAATAACAAGGCATTTGATACTGACTTTGTTAAAGCAATGATTAGGATGGGAGATATCAAACCCTTAACTGGGTCACAAGGTGAGATTAGGAAGAACTGCAGGAGAGTGAATTAA